The Aerococcaceae bacterium DSM 111021 genome includes a region encoding these proteins:
- the nrdR gene encoding transcriptional repressor NrdR, giving the protein MQCPKCQSQSSKVIDSRPAEEGQSIRRRRECLECAFRFNTHERIEQAPLLVVKRDGTREEFNRDKLLRGIVRSAEKRPIAVEQMNELVNQVEESIRNAADQEIETSRIGEYVMPLLMELDEVAYIRFASVYREFQSREMFMKELESMAGKHDTHIEEGQDQDELIN; this is encoded by the coding sequence ATGCAATGCCCTAAATGTCAAAGTCAGTCATCGAAAGTTATCGATTCACGACCAGCAGAAGAGGGACAATCTATCCGACGCAGAAGAGAATGCTTGGAATGTGCTTTTCGCTTCAATACACATGAGCGAATTGAACAAGCACCATTACTTGTAGTTAAACGTGATGGAACCCGAGAAGAGTTTAATCGAGACAAATTATTACGCGGAATTGTTCGAAGTGCAGAGAAACGTCCGATCGCAGTGGAGCAAATGAATGAACTTGTGAATCAAGTAGAAGAGTCTATTCGTAATGCAGCAGATCAAGAAATCGAAACCAGCCGTATTGGAGAATACGTTATGCCTCTTTTAATGGAATTGGATGAGGTTGCTTATATCCGCTTCGCCAGCGTCTACCGTGAGTTTCAATCACGTGAGATGTTCATGAAAGAGTTAGAGTCAATGGCTGGAAAACATGATACACATATTGAGGAAGGTCAAGATCAAGATGAGCTTATCAATTAA
- a CDS encoding ATP-binding cassette domain-containing protein, which yields MSELIQINNLTIKTNTQTIISNLSFNVQPNEILTINGPSGSGKSTVLKYLAQLQSPALTTSGDYLFKGENVEDIDPIELRQNVSYCFQAPTLFGETVRDNLQFSYDIRDMDFDEELAKDLLSHVQLPKSYLDKDITTLSGGEKQRVALIRNVQFRPDILLLDEITSALDSETRKIIWEWLNQYRKENNVTVILVSHIEKEQQLADRIITLDKIAFDESEDNHEPA from the coding sequence ACCAATACGCAAACAATCATAAGTAACTTATCATTTAACGTTCAACCCAACGAAATTCTTACGATTAATGGCCCTTCTGGGAGCGGTAAAAGTACCGTACTCAAATACCTTGCGCAATTACAAAGTCCTGCCTTAACAACGTCAGGTGACTATTTATTCAAAGGTGAGAATGTCGAAGACATTGATCCCATTGAATTACGTCAAAATGTCTCATATTGTTTCCAAGCGCCAACCTTATTTGGTGAGACGGTGCGCGATAACTTACAGTTTAGTTATGATATTCGCGATATGGACTTTGATGAAGAGCTTGCGAAAGATTTGCTTTCACATGTTCAATTACCGAAGTCGTATTTGGATAAAGACATTACAACTTTATCTGGTGGAGAGAAACAACGTGTGGCTTTAATTCGTAACGTTCAATTCCGTCCTGATATTCTTTTACTTGATGAGATTACGAGTGCCTTAGATTCAGAAACTCGAAAAATCATCTGGGAATGGTTAAATCAATACCGTAAAGAGAATAATGTTACAGTTATTTTAGTCAGCCACATTGAAAAAGAACAGCAATTAGCTGACCGAATAATTACTTTAGATAAGATAGCCTTCGATGAAAGTGAGGATAACCATGAACCAGCTTAA
- a CDS encoding ABC transporter ATP-binding protein, giving the protein MMANTTIKFRDINKSFGEKQIINELSFDIEEGQFITILGSSGSGKTTTLKMVNRLVEPDSGTIEINNKEIKEYNLIELRRKIGYVVQQIGLFPHVTIEKNIATVPELLGWDKEKIKQRVIELMDLIQLPYSEYAHRFPKQLSGGQQQRIGVARALAANPQIMLLDEPFGSVDAITRKELQAQIKAIHEELAGKTFLFVTHDINEAFLLGDKVMIMNEGRIEQYDTPKNIIKNPEGSFVNSLLDTVREEEALWSELV; this is encoded by the coding sequence ATCATGGCTAATACAACAATAAAGTTTAGAGATATCAATAAATCATTCGGAGAAAAACAAATCATCAACGAATTATCTTTTGATATCGAAGAAGGGCAATTTATTACAATATTAGGCTCATCAGGATCAGGAAAAACAACAACGCTTAAAATGGTCAATCGGCTTGTAGAACCAGACAGTGGAACGATTGAAATTAATAATAAAGAGATTAAAGAGTATAACTTGATAGAACTACGAAGAAAAATTGGTTACGTGGTACAACAAATTGGCCTATTCCCTCACGTCACTATTGAGAAGAATATTGCGACCGTACCGGAATTACTAGGATGGGACAAAGAAAAAATAAAACAACGTGTTATAGAATTAATGGATCTAATTCAGTTACCTTATTCTGAATATGCACATCGATTTCCCAAGCAGTTATCTGGAGGACAACAACAACGAATAGGGGTTGCTAGAGCCTTAGCAGCTAATCCACAAATTATGCTTTTAGACGAGCCGTTTGGGTCCGTTGATGCAATTACACGTAAAGAATTGCAAGCACAAATTAAAGCAATCCATGAAGAATTGGCAGGTAAAACATTCCTCTTCGTAACCCATGATATTAATGAAGCCTTCTTACTTGGTGATAAAGTGATGATTATGAATGAGGGGCGAATAGAGCAATATGATACACCAAAGAATATAATCAAGAATCCTGAAGGTAGTTTCGTGAATAGTCTCTTGGATACTGTCCGTGAGGAAGAAGCATTATGGAGTGAGTTAGTATGA
- a CDS encoding glycine/betaine ABC transporter substrate-binding protein: protein MKKVKYIISLIAVTSLILVGCSSGASDGSIKIGSKDFTESLIVSEIYALALEDNGYSVERVPSIASSVIPQSIESGEIDLYPEYTGTALLTIFNLPMDTDPDSVAETIRGAYEEGGDLTTLEYAPANDSQGIAITTAASEEYGIETISDLQANAESIRFASQGEFEEREDGLKGLEEVYGEFNFESMTVYDNSLKYQVLSSDEADATPAYTTEGQLSNTDMYKVLEDDQRFWPPYNLVPVIRQDVLEANAEIETIINNISETLDTETVIDLNARVDIDGEDYMEVAQDYFNSIK, encoded by the coding sequence ATGAAAAAAGTTAAATATATTATAAGTTTAATTGCAGTCACGAGTTTAATTCTTGTCGGATGTTCTTCAGGAGCGTCTGATGGTAGCATAAAGATTGGATCAAAAGACTTTACAGAAAGTCTGATTGTGAGTGAGATTTATGCTTTAGCATTGGAAGACAATGGATATAGTGTTGAGCGGGTACCAAGTATCGCAAGCTCTGTCATCCCACAATCAATTGAAAGTGGAGAGATTGATTTGTATCCTGAATATACGGGTACTGCTTTGTTAACCATCTTTAATTTACCCATGGATACAGACCCTGACAGTGTTGCTGAGACGATTCGAGGTGCATATGAAGAAGGTGGGGATTTAACTACGTTAGAATATGCCCCAGCCAATGACTCTCAAGGTATTGCGATAACAACAGCAGCATCAGAAGAATACGGAATTGAAACAATTAGTGATTTACAAGCGAATGCTGAGAGTATTCGTTTTGCTTCTCAAGGAGAGTTTGAAGAACGAGAAGATGGGTTAAAAGGACTTGAAGAAGTATACGGTGAGTTTAATTTTGAGTCGATGACTGTATACGATAATAGTTTAAAATACCAAGTATTGAGCAGTGATGAAGCTGACGCAACGCCGGCTTATACAACCGAAGGACAATTATCAAACACGGATATGTATAAAGTATTAGAAGATGATCAACGATTTTGGCCACCTTATAATTTAGTGCCGGTTATTCGCCAAGATGTGTTAGAAGCTAACGCTGAGATTGAAACCATTATTAATAATATAAGCGAAACGCTTGATACAGAAACTGTTATTGATTTAAATGCGAGAGTGGATATTGATGGTGAAGATTATATGGAAGTTGCACAAGATTATTTTAATTCGATTAAATAA
- a CDS encoding dephospho-CoA kinase — translation MKVIAITGSIATGKSTVSNHIIKQGFPVIDTDILSRVVVEKGTEGLDGLSELFGESILNTDGTLNRKALGDIIFNDEASKKKVNQLLHPLIAKEAHDRIDKYKDEGQKLVFVDIPLYYEVDIDIPTDAVWLVYTKPEIQLDRLMKRNNINEKEARQLISNQISIEDKAKWSDIIIDNSDTTEITNRQVEKRLKLEQIS, via the coding sequence ATGAAAGTAATCGCTATAACAGGAAGTATTGCCACAGGGAAATCCACTGTATCAAATCACATAATCAAGCAAGGTTTTCCAGTGATAGATACGGATATTCTCAGTCGTGTTGTTGTCGAAAAAGGGACAGAGGGCTTAGACGGTTTAAGTGAGCTTTTTGGTGAAAGTATCTTGAATACTGACGGGACACTCAATCGAAAAGCTCTGGGCGATATTATCTTTAACGATGAAGCGAGCAAGAAAAAAGTCAATCAACTATTGCATCCATTAATTGCTAAAGAAGCCCATGACCGCATAGATAAATACAAAGATGAAGGGCAAAAACTGGTCTTTGTTGATATCCCACTTTATTATGAAGTAGATATAGATATTCCAACAGATGCCGTATGGCTTGTTTATACAAAGCCAGAAATACAGTTGGACCGTTTAATGAAACGTAATAATATAAATGAAAAAGAAGCCCGTCAGCTTATCAGCAATCAAATATCGATCGAGGATAAAGCTAAATGGAGCGATATCATTATAGATAATTCAGACACAACTGAAATAACAAACCGACAAGTTGAAAAACGATTAAAGTTAGAACAAATTAGTTAA
- a CDS encoding ABC transporter permease yields the protein MKLSFIALFIAICIGIPLGYISYRNKRLGEVLTTSSQLLRIIPSLAVLFILIPLIGVGELPALIALTFLAVPPIIMNTILGFNEIPSITLEVAQGLGMNEKQLRNRIEFPLAAPYILNGIKLALVEIIASATLATYIGAGGLGTLIFTGLGLYRMDLLIIGGGTVAILSLLSMFMMDLLIEKVAENHG from the coding sequence ATGAAGCTGAGTTTTATAGCATTGTTTATCGCGATATGTATAGGAATTCCCCTAGGTTATATTAGTTACCGAAATAAAAGATTAGGAGAAGTCCTAACAACATCGTCGCAATTATTACGAATTATACCGAGCCTTGCAGTGTTATTCATACTCATTCCGCTTATCGGAGTAGGAGAGTTACCAGCGCTCATTGCTTTAACATTTTTAGCAGTTCCTCCGATTATTATGAATACAATTTTAGGGTTCAATGAAATACCCTCTATAACTTTAGAAGTAGCGCAAGGATTAGGGATGAACGAGAAGCAGTTGAGAAATCGGATTGAATTTCCTTTAGCTGCCCCTTATATCTTAAACGGAATCAAATTAGCTTTAGTTGAAATTATTGCGAGTGCGACACTTGCCACTTATATTGGAGCAGGAGGTCTGGGAACGTTGATATTTACAGGACTTGGACTCTACCGCATGGATTTATTAATCATTGGTGGGGGAACCGTTGCGATATTATCATTACTGAGTATGTTTATGATGGATTTACTTATAGAAAAGGTGGCAGAGAATCATGGCTAA
- a CDS encoding DUF488 family protein, whose product MAKIHIKRAYDDAKDQDGYRVLVDRLWPRGIKKEDLHHDEWFKDLAPSSDLRKDFDHEEDIFSWFKEKYEEELNNHDEKNSWLALVKEKLDDGPVTLLYAAKDKDNNNAVVLKEWTEDHL is encoded by the coding sequence ATGGCGAAAATACATATTAAAAGAGCTTATGATGATGCTAAAGACCAAGATGGTTACCGCGTACTAGTGGACCGTCTATGGCCAAGAGGCATTAAGAAAGAAGACTTACATCATGATGAGTGGTTTAAAGACTTGGCCCCTTCATCAGACTTACGTAAAGACTTTGATCATGAAGAGGATATATTCTCATGGTTCAAAGAAAAATATGAAGAAGAGTTGAACAATCATGATGAGAAAAATTCTTGGCTAGCTTTGGTCAAAGAAAAATTAGATGATGGTCCTGTAACTTTGTTATATGCAGCTAAGGATAAGGACAATAATAATGCTGTTGTATTAAAAGAATGGACAGAGGATCATCTATAA
- the fetB gene encoding iron export ABC transporter permease subunit FetB: MNQLNVTPTSLVLSFILVIIAIIISYREKLKLEKELIIAIVRMIVQLVVVGFLLQGIFQVNNTFVTLAMMLVMILNASWNAGQRGKGLKNAFINSLIAILTTATITISVLVLSGSLEFTPSQLIPITGMIIGGSMSSIGLAFSTLSQTFTDQAQAVQEKLALGATPYQASQSILKATMSRGLQPTIDSTKTVGLVTLPGMMAGLMFAGIDPTKAILYQIMVMFMMLASTAISTYIATYLTYRSFFSDRHQLRTNRLQDK; the protein is encoded by the coding sequence ATGAACCAGCTTAATGTGACCCCAACTTCTTTAGTTTTATCATTTATTTTAGTCATTATTGCGATTATCATTTCATACCGAGAAAAATTAAAACTTGAAAAAGAGTTAATTATTGCGATTGTCCGCATGATTGTTCAACTCGTTGTGGTTGGGTTCCTATTACAAGGAATTTTCCAAGTTAATAACACATTTGTAACACTAGCGATGATGCTAGTCATGATATTGAATGCTAGCTGGAATGCAGGACAACGTGGTAAAGGGCTGAAAAATGCTTTTATCAATTCTTTAATTGCGATTTTAACCACAGCGACGATTACGATTAGTGTCCTTGTACTTTCAGGTAGTTTGGAATTCACACCCTCTCAACTTATTCCAATTACTGGGATGATTATCGGGGGCTCAATGAGTTCGATTGGTTTAGCCTTCTCTACCCTATCACAGACGTTTACAGACCAAGCACAAGCCGTTCAAGAAAAACTGGCTCTTGGTGCGACACCTTATCAAGCTTCCCAATCGATTCTAAAAGCAACAATGAGTCGGGGGTTACAACCAACGATTGATAGTACGAAGACTGTTGGATTAGTGACTTTACCTGGGATGATGGCTGGTTTAATGTTTGCGGGAATTGATCCTACTAAAGCCATTCTTTACCAAATTATGGTTATGTTTATGATGCTAGCCTCTACAGCAATCTCTACTTATATCGCAACTTACTTAACGTATCGTTCATTCTTTAGTGACCGACACCAATTACGTACAAATCGATTACAAGATAAATAA
- a CDS encoding ABC transporter permease: MIDYLVRYSDRLIDATLTHLQLVTVSLLIAIVIAGLIIYTLINNQVWLKRVTYFFSALYSVPSYALFALLIPLTGLGADTAMIVLTLYCEYILLRTFSTGINEINPMIIESAIGMGMTDKELFFRIQLPLASKAIFSGIRLAMTSSIGIATIGATINAGGLGTILFSGLRTQDMVQILWGMILTVFLCIACNFILKQIEKLALRNFELEG, from the coding sequence ATGATTGATTATTTAGTACGATATAGTGACCGACTCATCGATGCAACACTGACACATCTACAACTCGTTACTGTCTCTTTACTTATTGCTATTGTCATTGCTGGGTTGATCATCTATACCTTAATCAACAATCAAGTATGGCTTAAGCGAGTAACTTATTTTTTCTCCGCTTTATATTCCGTACCTAGTTACGCATTGTTTGCTTTGTTAATTCCTTTAACGGGGTTAGGTGCAGACACTGCAATGATTGTTTTAACACTTTACTGCGAGTATATTCTACTTCGAACGTTTAGCACGGGAATCAATGAAATTAATCCAATGATTATTGAATCAGCCATCGGTATGGGTATGACTGATAAAGAATTGTTTTTTAGAATTCAATTACCACTAGCATCTAAAGCGATCTTTAGCGGGATTAGACTTGCAATGACATCTAGTATCGGTATTGCCACAATTGGGGCGACGATTAATGCTGGAGGATTAGGGACAATCTTATTTTCTGGGTTAAGAACCCAAGATATGGTTCAAATTCTTTGGGGGATGATTTTAACCGTTTTTCTCTGTATTGCGTGTAACTTTATTTTGAAACAAATCGAGAAACTAGCTTTAAGAAACTTCGAATTGGAAGGCTAA
- the dnaI gene encoding primosomal protein DnaI, which produces MQKINQLLNKFTRDPKFQADYKTTVDYVLNHADVKAFINQHEKAISQEMIENSISKLNEFAREMDLLKKGEQGQNPGFKPVLFLNINYIDVSYVPTKAYYDNKEKQQQRNLLDNRMMAADVREATLNDYYANTESRKQLLGEVLSFLEEYKKHPLRAQGLYISGEFGVGKTFLLGALANALVKLNKSVTMIHYPTFTTEIKSTFADNSTQQVLTDVKSVDILIIDDIGAEANTVWVRDEVLTTILEYRMKESLATFFSSNFNLNEIESHLAHSRDGGNETIKAKRIMERIRFLAKEVSLSGENLRHRDRIR; this is translated from the coding sequence GTGCAAAAAATTAATCAATTATTAAACAAATTTACTAGAGATCCAAAGTTTCAAGCAGACTATAAGACAACGGTAGATTACGTATTAAATCATGCTGATGTGAAGGCCTTTATTAACCAGCACGAGAAAGCAATCTCTCAAGAGATGATTGAAAATTCAATTTCGAAATTGAATGAATTCGCTCGTGAAATGGACCTATTGAAAAAAGGTGAACAAGGGCAAAACCCAGGATTTAAACCTGTATTATTTTTAAATATTAATTACATTGATGTATCATATGTTCCGACTAAAGCTTACTATGACAATAAAGAAAAGCAACAACAGCGGAATTTATTAGATAACCGTATGATGGCTGCTGATGTTCGAGAAGCAACATTGAATGATTACTATGCCAATACGGAATCACGCAAACAATTATTAGGTGAAGTCCTAAGCTTTTTAGAAGAGTATAAGAAACATCCACTCCGTGCTCAAGGGTTGTATATATCAGGTGAATTTGGTGTAGGAAAGACATTCTTACTAGGGGCATTAGCGAATGCTCTTGTTAAGTTAAATAAGAGTGTGACAATGATTCATTATCCAACCTTTACTACAGAGATAAAGTCGACCTTTGCAGATAATTCGACACAACAAGTGTTAACTGACGTTAAATCAGTTGATATCTTAATCATCGATGATATTGGGGCAGAGGCGAATACCGTTTGGGTGCGTGATGAGGTATTAACAACGATTCTTGAATACCGAATGAAAGAGTCATTAGCAACATTCTTCTCGTCTAACTTTAATTTAAATGAGATAGAGAGTCACTTAGCTCATTCAAGAGATGGTGGGAATGAAACAATAAAAGCCAAACGAATTATGGAAAGAATTCGATTCTTGGCTAAAGAAGTATCTCTATCTGGAGAGAACTTAAGACATCGAGATCGAATAAGATAA
- the thrS gene encoding threonine--tRNA ligase, which yields MDKIKLTFPDGNVKEFDAGITIADVADSISKSLKKASLAGKLNGEIIDYHTPINEDGSIEIITNKSPEALELMRHSSAHLLAHALTRLYPGIQFGVGPAIESGFYYDTFKEEPITEEDLPKIEKEMKKIISENHDIIGRIVTREEALEIFKNDTFKQELINELPEDEDISVYQQGEFVDLCRGGHMPSTGKIKITKLLSLAGAYWRGNSDNTMMQRVYGTAFFKQDELDEFLRLREEARERDHRKLGKELGIFMINQEAGQGLPFWLPNGATIRRTIERYIMDKEINLGYEHVYTPIMAKSDLYKTSGHWDHYKDDMFPLMDMGDGEMLALRPMNCPHHMLIYKNDIHSYRELPIRIAELGMMHRYEKSGALSGLQRVREMTLNDAHIFVRPDQIKEEFKRVLKLIEDVYNDFNITDYRFRLSYRDPEDKEKYFDDDQMWEKAEAMLKEAMDELGLEYFEAIGEAAFYGPKLDVQFKTAIGLEETMSTVQLDFLLPERFELTYVGEDGQNTHRPVVIHRGVVSTMERFVAYLIEEYKGAFPTWLAPVQAILLPVSNEAHGDRIEELYHDLRAKGYRVEMDLRNEKLGYKIREAQTSKVPYQIVIGDQEVEDGTVNIRSYGSKDSKTMSYDEFVEYLEKDIASKSRDSE from the coding sequence ATGGATAAAATTAAATTAACGTTTCCGGATGGAAATGTAAAAGAATTTGATGCAGGCATTACAATTGCTGATGTTGCAGATTCAATTAGTAAATCACTTAAAAAAGCGTCATTAGCAGGGAAATTAAATGGTGAGATTATTGATTATCATACACCAATCAATGAAGATGGTTCGATTGAAATTATCACAAATAAAAGCCCAGAAGCATTAGAATTAATGCGTCATTCATCAGCGCATCTATTAGCTCACGCATTGACACGCTTATACCCAGGCATTCAATTCGGAGTAGGACCAGCGATAGAATCAGGCTTCTATTATGATACATTCAAAGAAGAGCCTATTACAGAAGAAGACTTACCAAAAATTGAAAAAGAAATGAAGAAAATTATTTCTGAAAACCATGATATTATTGGTCGTATTGTGACTAGGGAAGAAGCACTAGAAATCTTTAAAAACGATACATTCAAGCAAGAATTAATTAATGAATTACCAGAAGATGAAGACATTTCAGTATATCAACAAGGTGAATTCGTTGATTTATGTCGTGGTGGACATATGCCTTCAACAGGTAAGATTAAGATTACTAAACTATTATCACTTGCTGGAGCTTATTGGCGAGGTAATTCAGATAACACTATGATGCAACGTGTTTACGGTACTGCATTCTTCAAACAAGATGAATTAGATGAATTCTTACGTTTACGTGAAGAAGCAAGAGAACGTGACCACCGTAAGTTAGGTAAAGAACTCGGTATCTTCATGATTAATCAAGAAGCAGGGCAAGGTCTCCCATTCTGGTTACCGAACGGGGCAACAATCCGTCGTACCATTGAACGTTACATTATGGATAAAGAAATTAACTTAGGTTATGAACATGTGTATACACCGATTATGGCTAAATCTGATCTGTATAAAACATCAGGACACTGGGATCATTATAAAGATGACATGTTCCCACTAATGGATATGGGAGACGGCGAGATGTTAGCACTTCGTCCAATGAACTGTCCACACCACATGTTAATCTATAAGAATGATATCCATTCATACCGTGAGTTACCTATTCGTATTGCTGAATTAGGTATGATGCACCGTTATGAAAAGTCAGGTGCATTATCTGGTTTACAACGTGTACGTGAGATGACATTGAACGACGCGCATATCTTTGTACGTCCTGACCAAATTAAAGAAGAATTCAAACGCGTACTGAAATTAATTGAAGATGTATACAACGACTTTAATATTACAGATTATCGCTTCCGCTTAAGCTACCGCGATCCAGAAGATAAAGAGAAATACTTTGATGACGATCAAATGTGGGAAAAAGCAGAAGCAATGTTAAAAGAAGCGATGGACGAATTAGGTCTAGAATACTTTGAAGCGATTGGTGAAGCAGCCTTCTACGGACCTAAATTAGACGTACAATTCAAGACAGCTATTGGTCTTGAAGAAACAATGTCTACGGTTCAATTAGACTTCTTATTACCAGAACGCTTTGAATTAACTTATGTCGGTGAAGATGGACAAAATACGCATCGTCCAGTAGTTATTCACCGTGGGGTTGTATCAACAATGGAACGTTTCGTTGCTTACTTAATCGAAGAGTATAAAGGGGCATTCCCAACGTGGTTGGCACCTGTTCAAGCGATATTATTACCAGTAAGTAATGAAGCACATGGAGACCGTATTGAAGAGCTTTACCACGATTTAAGAGCGAAGGGCTACCGTGTTGAGATGGATCTACGTAATGAAAAGTTAGGTTATAAGATTCGTGAAGCACAAACGTCTAAAGTTCCTTATCAAATTGTCATTGGAGACCAAGAAGTAGAAGACGGTACAGTGAATATTCGTTCATATGGTTCTAAGGACTCTAAGACAATGTCTTACGACGAGTTTGTTGAATACCTTGAGAAAGATATCGCATCAAAAAGTCGTGACTCTGAATAA
- the mutM gene encoding DNA-formamidopyrimidine glycosylase: MPELPEVEVNRKGLDRLVKGKKIKNIQVDWARIVVEYEENPTVLEPLINETILAVERRGKYLLFSFTDSYLVSHLRMEGKYFYYPEEEVPEVKDKHTHVRIEFYDNSQLHYNDVRKFGRMEYVPKNLIKQFFDERKIGPEPTKKDFHLNEFKEKLAASNQPIKTALLSQKIVTGLGNIYVDEVLFESHIHPLTTGNKLSDSQINTLYHGIINIMAKAIELGGSTIRSYRNTVGEVGRYQNELKVYGKKGEPCTRCQTPIEKIRVAQRGTHYCPICQEL; this comes from the coding sequence ATGCCTGAGTTACCAGAAGTAGAAGTCAATCGGAAAGGATTAGACCGATTAGTTAAAGGTAAGAAAATAAAAAATATCCAAGTAGATTGGGCAAGGATCGTCGTTGAATATGAAGAAAATCCAACAGTGCTTGAACCATTAATTAATGAGACTATTTTAGCAGTTGAACGAAGAGGCAAATACTTATTATTTAGTTTTACAGATAGTTATTTAGTCTCTCACTTAAGAATGGAAGGCAAATACTTTTACTACCCTGAAGAGGAAGTTCCAGAAGTTAAAGATAAGCATACTCATGTTAGGATTGAATTTTACGATAACAGCCAATTACATTATAATGATGTAAGAAAATTTGGTAGAATGGAGTACGTTCCTAAAAATCTCATCAAGCAATTCTTTGATGAGCGTAAGATTGGTCCAGAACCAACAAAAAAGGACTTTCATTTGAATGAATTCAAAGAAAAACTGGCAGCATCAAACCAACCTATCAAAACAGCATTACTATCTCAAAAGATAGTAACGGGTTTAGGTAACATCTATGTTGATGAAGTATTATTCGAATCACATATTCATCCGCTTACGACAGGGAATAAACTGTCTGATAGCCAGATAAACACCCTGTATCATGGTATAATTAATATTATGGCAAAAGCGATTGAACTAGGTGGATCTACAATTCGTAGTTACCGGAATACAGTTGGAGAAGTAGGGCGATATCAGAACGAATTGAAAGTTTACGGCAAAAAAGGGGAACCATGTACTCGGTGTCAAACACCGATCGAAAAAATACGTGTTGCTCAAAGAGGGACTCATTATTGTCCAATTTGCCAAGAATTATAA